The genomic DNA AACCTCTCAACGAGTCAATTTCGTTTGTTTTGTCCAAACCAAACTTCCCTTGGGACACATCTTTGTCAATCCTGACGACATTGTCATGTCCTGCCAGAAGTAGTGCTGTGCCGAGAGAGGCATGGGATTGGACATGCATAAACACGTCAAGTAGTTTGAATGCCCAATATGCCCCACCGAGTGGAATTCTCCTGCCTAAATTGACCTTTAATGGCTCAGTTGTACAACCCACGCTCAAGACTTTTAATGAATCTCTCGGCCAATCAAGAAGCGTAATCGCCTCAACAACTGCCATTCCTACCGGATTGTTCGCCCACAAACCTCCGTCTATCAAAGGTATGCCTGCAATGGATCTGTGTGCAGGAAAGTAAGTCGGAGCTGAAGCGGTTGCCATTGCTACATCAACAGCACTCTCCTTATAATCCATCTCTAGCCGGGGATGATGAGCAGTTTTGTAAATGTGAACCTCACCGTTTTCAAGGTTTAGTGATGGAATGACGAGTCGCTTTTTACTATCACCTAATCGCTTGTCCCCAAAACAACTCCTGAGTGCATTTTCAAGTGGAGCCTTACTATACTTTGAAGTGCCAAACCATCTAAGCCATCGTAATCCTCGATTGCCTTTGAAGATAATAGGTCCATGTTCTTCGTAAAATGCTAAGAGTTCTTTCGATGAGAGTCCGAGCCCCAGGCCCAGCGCAATAATTCCACCTGTTGAGGTCCCGACGATGAGGTCAAAATAATCCGCTACATTGCGTTTAATGGTATCCTCAACAGTAGCGAGGAAAGCAGCTGGAAACACTCCCTTAATTCCGCCACCGTCAA from Candidatus Poribacteria bacterium includes the following:
- a CDS encoding patatin-like phospholipase family protein translates to MKRILAIDGGGIKGVFPAAFLATVEDTIKRNVADYFDLIVGTSTGGIIALGLGLGLSSKELLAFYEEHGPIIFKGNRGLRWLRWFGTSKYSKAPLENALRSCFGDKRLGDSKKRLVIPSLNLENGEVHIYKTAHHPRLEMDYKESAVDVAMATASAPTYFPAHRSIAGIPLIDGGLWANNPVGMAVVEAITLLDWPRDSLKVLSVGCTTEPLKVNLGRRIPLGGAYWAFKLLDVFMHVQSHASLGTALLLAGHDNVVRIDKDVSQGKFGLDKTNEIDSLRGLGVSEARYALPKLREAFLGDHAEQFAPCHTL